The following are encoded together in the Thermosipho japonicus genome:
- a CDS encoding (2Fe-2S)-binding protein, whose translation MKISLIINGEQKDVEINPDDILLDVLRKLGYYSVRRGCDTGMCGICTVLFDGKPVPSCSVFAARADGHHITTVEGLEDAKVFAQYLAEEGADQCGFCSPGLIVNTVYLKNKNIKDKEEITDKLIGNLCRCTGYVGQHRAIEKFLGVEK comes from the coding sequence ATGAAAATTAGTCTAATAATAAACGGTGAACAAAAAGACGTTGAAATAAATCCAGATGATATTTTACTCGATGTTCTAAGAAAGCTAGGCTATTATAGCGTTAGGAGAGGTTGTGACACTGGAATGTGTGGAATTTGTACTGTATTATTTGATGGAAAACCTGTACCTTCATGTTCTGTTTTTGCTGCAAGAGCCGATGGTCATCATATAACAACAGTTGAAGGCCTCGAAGATGCAAAAGTTTTTGCCCAATATCTTGCAGAAGAAGGTGCCGACCAATGTGGTTTTTGCAGTCCTGGATTGATCGTAAATACGGTCTATCTTAAAAATAAAAACATTAAAGATAAAGAGGAAATAACAGACAAATTAATTGGTAATCTTTGCAGGTGCACTGGATATGTAGGGCAGCATAGAGCAATAGAAAAATTCTTGGGGGTGGAAAAATGA
- a CDS encoding xanthine dehydrogenase family protein molybdopterin-binding subunit: MKEVTRKIPKKDALGLLLGKPVYTDDLSPKDALVVKILRSPHAFAKIKSIDTSKAEKIDGIECVLTYKDLPRIPITRAGQGYPEPSPHDWYILDEYVRYVGDEVAIVAGKDEKVVEKALSEIKVEYEILEPVFDFEKAENHPSVIHPEKETHPMFEIGFDAKKNIAASYEMEIGNVEEELKKCDVIINERFYTQAQAHVAFEPHTAASYIDMHGRLVIISSTQVPFHVRRIIAEAFNIPIKDIRVVKPRIGGGFGGKQAIHGEPFVAAVTLKTGKPAKIVYSRQEVFEATYTRHPMRYDITLGATKDGKLKVIDMKGLSDTGAYGEHALTTFMVAGSKTLPMYNKVDAVRFSGKVVYTNKVPAGAYRGYGAIQGNFALESAIDILAEKLNMDPAEFRKKNMIREGETSPIFKIMGEGREGVDMIVRSCKLNECVEEGMKLINWKEKFPRKKISETKFRGIGMAIAMQGSGIANIDMGSAILKLNDDGSFNLLVGATDLGTGSDTILAQIAAEVLQVPTENIIVYSSDTDLTPFDVGAYASSTTYVSGNAVKRAAEKMKRMIIREGALKLGLDESKVDFDGKYILEKDGSKKVDLKELATVLYYTENQKQLIADASYVGEESPPPFMAGFAEVEVDIETGKVKLINYVAVVDCGVTINPNLARIQVEGGLVQGIGMTLFEDVKYSPSGKLLTNNLMQYKIPSRKDIGNIIVKFVESYEPTGPFGAKSVAEIGIDTPPAAIANAIYNAVGVRITSLPITPEKILSKL, from the coding sequence ATGAAAGAAGTTACAAGAAAAATTCCAAAAAAGGATGCATTAGGTCTTCTTTTAGGAAAACCAGTATACACAGATGATCTATCCCCCAAAGACGCACTTGTGGTAAAGATTTTAAGAAGTCCCCATGCATTTGCAAAAATAAAAAGTATTGATACATCGAAAGCAGAGAAAATTGACGGAATAGAATGTGTTTTAACATATAAAGATCTTCCAAGAATTCCGATAACTAGAGCAGGACAGGGCTATCCTGAACCTTCACCGCATGATTGGTATATACTTGATGAATATGTAAGATATGTTGGAGATGAAGTTGCAATTGTTGCAGGAAAAGATGAAAAGGTTGTAGAAAAAGCATTGTCAGAAATTAAAGTAGAGTATGAAATACTAGAACCAGTTTTTGATTTTGAAAAAGCAGAAAATCATCCTTCAGTTATACATCCTGAAAAAGAAACTCATCCAATGTTTGAAATAGGGTTTGATGCTAAAAAAAACATTGCAGCATCATATGAAATGGAAATAGGCAATGTTGAAGAAGAGCTAAAAAAATGTGATGTAATAATTAACGAAAGATTTTATACACAAGCTCAAGCACATGTTGCTTTTGAACCACATACCGCTGCCTCATATATTGATATGCATGGAAGACTAGTGATTATTTCTTCAACACAGGTACCATTCCATGTTCGAAGAATAATTGCCGAAGCATTTAATATACCAATAAAAGACATTAGAGTTGTAAAACCAAGGATTGGTGGTGGCTTTGGTGGAAAACAAGCAATACATGGTGAGCCTTTTGTTGCCGCTGTTACATTAAAAACAGGAAAACCTGCAAAAATTGTTTATTCTCGTCAAGAAGTTTTTGAAGCAACATATACTAGACATCCTATGAGATATGATATTACACTAGGAGCAACAAAAGATGGAAAATTAAAGGTTATTGACATGAAAGGTTTATCAGATACCGGAGCATATGGAGAACATGCTCTTACTACATTTATGGTTGCTGGTTCAAAAACACTTCCAATGTACAACAAAGTTGATGCTGTAAGATTTTCAGGAAAAGTTGTTTATACAAATAAAGTACCTGCTGGGGCATATAGAGGATATGGTGCAATTCAAGGAAACTTTGCACTTGAATCTGCTATTGATATCTTAGCAGAAAAACTAAATATGGATCCTGCAGAATTTAGAAAAAAGAATATGATACGTGAAGGCGAAACTTCACCAATATTCAAGATAATGGGCGAAGGCCGTGAAGGAGTAGATATGATTGTAAGAAGTTGTAAATTAAATGAATGTGTTGAAGAAGGAATGAAATTAATCAACTGGAAAGAAAAATTTCCAAGAAAAAAAATATCAGAAACTAAATTCAGAGGAATTGGAATGGCAATAGCAATGCAAGGTTCAGGTATTGCAAACATTGATATGGGATCCGCCATACTAAAATTAAACGATGATGGATCATTTAATTTATTAGTTGGAGCAACGGATCTTGGTACTGGAAGTGACACAATACTTGCCCAAATAGCAGCTGAAGTCCTTCAAGTTCCTACTGAAAATATTATTGTTTATTCATCAGACACCGATCTTACTCCATTTGACGTTGGCGCATATGCATCAAGTACTACATACGTCTCAGGCAATGCTGTCAAAAGGGCAGCAGAAAAAATGAAAAGAATGATTATTAGAGAAGGAGCGCTTAAATTAGGGCTTGATGAATCAAAAGTAGACTTTGATGGAAAATATATATTGGAAAAAGATGGTAGTAAAAAAGTTGATTTAAAAGAACTTGCCACAGTTTTGTATTACACTGAAAATCAAAAGCAGCTGATTGCAGATGCTTCATATGTTGGTGAAGAATCTCCACCACCATTTATGGCAGGTTTTGCAGAAGTTGAAGTTGATATTGAAACAGGAAAAGTTAAGCTTATAAACTATGTGGCGGTAGTAGATTGTGGTGTTACAATTAATCCAAATCTTGCAAGAATTCAAGTTGAAGGTGGTCTTGTGCAGGGAATTGGTATGACATTATTTGAAGATGTTAAATACTCACCAAGTGGAAAATTATTGACAAACAATTTAATGCAATATAAAATTCCTTCAAGAAAAGATATAGGAAATATAATCGTAAAATTTGTAGAAAGTTATGAACCTACTGGTCCCTTTGGCGCTAAATCTGTTGCAGAAATTGGAATTGACACACCACCGGCTGCAATAGCTAATGCAATATATAATGCAGTCGGTGTTAGAATTACATCTCTTCCAATAACTCCTGAAAAAATATTATCAAAATTATAA